The nucleotide window ACCAGAACTTGTTGCAGAGTATCGTAAAGTCCATGAAGATTATGAAGTTCAAAAAGCAGAGTGGGCTAAACTTGTGAATGAACCTACAATAACAAATGACGGCCATCGTTTTGAGTTAGCTGCCAATATCGGTACGCCTAAAGATTTAAAAGGGGTAATTGAGAATGGCGGTGAGGGTGTAGGTTTATATCGAACTGAGTTTCTTTACATGGGAAGAGAACAGCTCCCAACAGAAGATGAACAGTTTGAGTCCTATAAAGCTGTCCTAGAAGGAATGGCTGGAAAGCCTGTCGTTGTTCGTACTTTGGATATTGGCGGCGATAAGGAACTCCCATATTTGGATTTGCCAAAGGAAATGAATCCATTCCTAGGCTTCCGGGCCATTCGTCTATGTTTAGAAGAGCAAGGGATTTTCCGGACACAGCTTCGTGCCCTTTTACGTGCAAGCAGCTTTGGAAATTTAAAAATTATGTTTCCGATGATTGCTACATTGGACGAGTTTCGTGATGCAAAAGCGATTCTTGAAGAAGAGAAACAAAAGCTCCTTTCCGAGGGTCAAGCTGTTGCCGACAAAATTGAACTGGGAATCATGGTGGAAATTCCATCTACAGCAGTTTTGGCTGACCAATTTGCTAAGGAAGTAGATTTCTTTAGTATTGGTACCAATGATTTAATTCAATATACTATGGCGGCTGACCGGATGAACCAGCGAGTATCTTATTTGTATCAGCCATATAATCCTTCCATTTTAAGACTAGTAAAAATGGTAATTGATGCTGCACATAAAGAAGGTAAGTGGGCCGGTATGTGTGGGGAAATGGCAGGGGATGAAACTGCTATTCCAGTTCTAATCGGCCTTGGCTTGCACGAATTCTCGATGAGTGCTACTTCCATTTTGAAAGCACGTTCAATAATCAAGAATTTGAAAAAGACCGAAATGGAAAAGCTAGCACAAGAAGTGTTAAATATGCAAACTACTTCACAGGTAATTGAAGCAGTTAAAATAGCTACATCTAAAAACTAATGAAACGAAAAGACCGGCATAATGTGTCGGTCTTTTTGCTATTAATTTTATAGTCACATGTTCCCAAGTATTTCCTTACAATATCTTGTATAATAGAATTAACACTGGAAAAGGTAGGAGTGAAATTATGGAATTGAACTTAAGAGGTAAAACTGCTCTTGTAGTGGCTTCAAGCCAGGGGTTAGGATTTGCTATTGCAGAACGGCTAGTGAAAGAAGGAGCTAATGTGATGATTTCCGGCCGAGAGGAGGAGAAATTGAAACAAAAAGCAAGAGAGCTGGAAACGGTTGGTTCTGGAAAAGTAGCCTATCAAAAAGCCGACATTACTAATCCTGCTGATATTAAAAAGCTGGTAGCTGGTACAGCTGAAATATTTGGTGGCATCCAATTACTAGTCAATAACGCAGGAGGGCCTCCAGCTGCTTCTTTTGAAGAATTGACGGACGAAGACTGGCAAGCCTCCTTTGAATTAAATTTGTTATCTTACGTTCGTCTGACAAGGGAGTCCTTGCCCTACCTAAAACAACAGGGTGGAAAGATTTTAAATATCGCTTCTTCTTCAGTAAAAGAGCCTATTCCGGGATTGATCCTTTCCAACACATATCGAACTGGGATAATAGGACTCTCAAAAACACTTGCATCGGAGCTGGCACCCTATAATATTCTAATTAACACGATTGCTCCTGGAAGGATTGCAACCGACCGTGTTAAGCATTTAGACCAAGTAAATGCAGATAAGCTTAACGTCGAGAGGGAGGCGGTTGAACAACAAATGAAAGCGGGCATTCCATTGAAGCGATATGGAACACCTGAGGAATTTGCCAACGTGGCGGTGTTTTTACTTTCTGATGCTAATTCCTATATGACTGGCAGCTCATTCCTTGTTGACGGCGGTATGATAAAAGCTATTTAATTAAAATTCCTTTCTCCATATTTAACCTTTCTTAACGTTTATTACCAATATATTTTGGCTATGGTAAAAATATAAGGGAGTGTTACGAATGCGCAAGAATTTTCGAACGGTCATTGTCTTCGTCATGGTTGTAATGGGATCATCCTTTTTAAGTGGGTGTGGAATTCTTTTTTCAAATGAATTAATTGTTAACCGCTATGCCGATGCCCTGCTCACGAAAAATAATGAACTTCAGTTTCGTTTTCGGATTAATAATGAAATATTGGAAGGTCACCAATTATATAAGGTGAAAATTACCATTCATGATGACAAATTGGCTGCAGCAATCGGAAAAAGGGAAATAATTTACGGTGAAGACCAAGTCCTTAATGGAGATTATTTGGAAGTCAAAGGGAAAAGTGAGAAATATATTTTTATGGATCCACTTCCTTTACAAAAAGATTTACATATTCAAGAGTTAAAGAATATGATTGTGAGGGATCAGGCTGTTTCTATTGAAGTATTTAACGATGAAGAAGTTTTTGGACGCACATACTTAACAAATTTTTCTTCAGAGTTATAAAAATGGTTTATTTTTAAACTGTAAAGGACAACATTAGTATGTGCATAAATTTGGAGATGGAGCACGAAAGACCGGACGAGCTGGGGCGTACGGTCTTTTTTATTCCCTTAAAGGGAAAGGAAGTGCTAAAATAAAAGAAAAATTAGAATGAAGGGAAGGATTATATTGCTTACTCCAGAAAATACCGTAATTGGTTTTATAGGTACAGGTGTAATGGGCAGAAGCATGGCACTAAACTTTTTAAATGCCGGTTATTCATTAGTTGTCTATTCACGAACAAAAGGGAAAGCAAATGACCTATTGGATCGTGGAGCAGTGTGGGCTGCTACGCCAAAAGAGGTTGCGGAAAAAGCAACAGTTATTTTTACTATGGTCGGCTACCCATCAGATGTTGAGGAAGTGTATTTAGGTGAAGATGGTTTGCTTCGACACAGTAAACCGGGCAGTTATCTTATTGATATGACAACCTCTTCACCATCGCTGGCTGCAAAAATCTACAATGAGGCGGAAAAAAAGGAGATCTACGCAATTGATGCCCCGGTTTCAGGCGGTGATGTAGGAGCAAGGGAAGCAAAGCTCTCCATTATGGTTGGTGGCGAGGAGGAGGCCTTTGAAGCGATTCGTCCGCTACTTGAATTACTTGGGACAAATATTGTACATCAGGGGGAACCTGGCGCCGGACAGCATACCAAAATGTGCAATCAAATAGCCATCGCTTCGAATATGATCGGTGTCTGTGAGGCCATTATTTATGCCGAAAAAGCAGGATTAGATCCAGAAAATGTCTTAAAGAGTATCACGACAGGAGCTGCTGGCAGCTGGTCATTAACAAATCTTGCTCCGAGAATGCTAAATGGAAATTTTGAGCCTGGATTTTACATAAAACATTTTATTAAGGATATGAAAATCGCTTTAGACGAGGCAGAGCGTATGGAAATGGATGTACCTGGATTGTCGCTCGCGAAATCTTTATATGATCAATTAGCTGAAAAGGGTGAAGCGAATAGCGGTACCCAAGCTCTTTATAAATATTGGGCAAAACTAGCTTAGGGATCGGGACAATCTGGTAAGAATAAATTCCTCCTGACTTCAAGAAACTATGATAGAAATCTTGATAGGAGGAATTTTTTATGGCAAAACGAACGAAAAAAAATGATGCAAAGCAAAAGAACAAAAAGGGTTTTGATTCTGCAGTATTAAACGAAGAATTTGCCCACGAAATGGGATCAGCTGCTGCCAATCAAATTCATAAAGACAAAGCAAAAAAAGAAAAGGCCGCTAAAAATAACGGTGAATATAAGGGACAATAAGCCAATTTGTTCAACAAAAAACCCTCACATCTAATGTTGAGGGTTTTTTGTTGAACTATGAGAAGGTACTGAAATAATGCTCCATTCGATTTAGGCCTTTCTCTAATGTGTCCATTGAACAAGCGAAAGAAAGCCGGAAATATCCTTCGCCATACTCGGAAAATGCGCTACCAGGGACAACAGCTACCTTTGTCTTTTGAACAAGATCAAGCGCAAAATTAAAGCTATTAAACGGAATATGAGCAGGTATTTTAATGAAGAAGTAAAAAGCACCATCCGGGTTAACGACATCCAGCCCCATGGAGGTTAATCGATTCAATACATATGCTCTTCTTGTTAAATATACCTCCTTCATGACAAGTGCGTCGTCAATTCCCGTAGTCAAGGCTTCATAAGCAGCTTTCTGAGCAATAGAATTCGCACAAGACACATTATATTGGTGCACCTTTAAAATATGCTTGGTGATGTTTTCAGGCGCAAATAAAAGGCCAATTCTCCAGCCGGTCATCGAGTGGGATTTGGAGAGCCCGTTGATCACGATTGTCTGTTCCTTTAAAAAGCTTGCAATCGAAGTATGTTTTTGATCAAAAGTGAGTTCACTGTAAATTTCATCTGCTAGGATAAAAATATCCTTATCGGTTAAAAAGTTGGCTATTTCCTTTAATTCCTTTGCTGATAAGCTGACACCTGTTGGATTAGATGGGTATGGCAAGACAACACAGCGGGTTTTTTCTGTAATATACGGTTTGATCATCTCAAGTGTAAAGCGAAAGTGATTTTCACGGATATCGACGTGAACTGGGACAGCACCCATCATGCGAATAATCGGTTCGTATCCGGGGTAAATCGGACCGGGTAAGATTACTTCTACCCCTTCTGACAGAATGGTACGAAAGGCAATATCAATTGCTTCACTTGCGCCCATCGTCACAATTACTTCTGATTCTGGGGCATAGTCTAAATCGTATTTCTTGGCGACAAACTCACACGCTGCTTTTCTTAATTCGAGTGTACCTGCATTGTGTGTATAAGACGTAAAGTCCTTTTCAATCGCAGCAATGCCGGCATCTTTTACATGCTCTGGGGTAGGGAAATCAGGCTGCCCTATGGTAAATGAAATGAGGTCATCGATATGGGCGACCATATTAGAAAATTTACGAATACCCGAGATTTCAATGGTTGTAACTCGCTGATTAATTAAATGCTCCACTTTTGTCCATCCCTTTTCATAAGAATCTCTGTCTACTTTGAATATGTTGATTATAGACTAAAAATCGTGAGAGATTCTACTATTTAAGGTAGACCCATTAGAAAAAATAAAAAACGGTCTCGCATTTTTAGGCGATACCGTTTTTGGGGGAGGGGAGTATATATCAAATTTAAGAGTAATATTAATAGCCGTAATCCCAATCAACATCATTTTCATGCCAGAAAACAGGTGATACAGAACCGAATTCCACCGTCTTTTCATCAAGCGTGCAGCTGCAATGTTCACAACCGCATTGCTCTTTGATTTCCTCGAATAAAGAATGTTCAACATCCTCAATAAACGTAATAGTCTGCTCCTGAAAAAGAATGGCTGTTCCTTTCATTTACATACACCTCATTAAAATAATATTTCTTCATCATGAAAAAGTATTGCTTATGACGTAAGTTTACTTCTGATTGAACGAGACGTCCATTATTTTGTGATGCCGTTCACAAAATTCTCAAGAAGATATTGCAAAAAGGGGAATTTCCATAAAAATCATTGAATGTTGGAAAACGAAAAAAGTCAGGAGCTCTTTTCCCTGACTTTCTGAATTTTTTTAAGAGTATCGCTCGCCTAACTTTTTGAAAATTGGTTTTTGGTAGGCTCGTTTTTTATTTTGAGGATTCGATGGTGGGTTCCTAAACTCAGATAGCCCAGTATAGGATTGTAACATTGCTTTTGCCGTATTAAGTGAGAGTGTTGCCCTTGGGTTTCTGACACTTCCATCTAGTTTTCCGAGATGTGGGAGATCTTGGAAATCTGATTTAGTAGGAGGGATATGAAAGGTATAGCGGCCACATTCAACAAGTACATCGGATTGCTGTTGACTATTTCGCGGATGTTCAGAAAAATGAAGGCCAATTTTACTTGCCTTGCCCTCAGTAATTAACTTTTTTAGTGCCTCCTGTTTTAATTTGTACAAATATTTGGGATTTGTTGCAGTCTTTGCATGGCGATTCACGATAAAGACAGCTTGTGCGAGGTTATCAATGGATAAAATTAGATCTGTTGGTAGGGGATATTTCTGATCGTGATTCAACGTGTGTTCTCCTTTCATTCTTTCAAACAACTACAATTATACCTTTTTTTCTTTTACCTTTCAATTCAGTAAAAATGCAGTTTAAGATAGGTTGTTTACTCATCATTTAATGGATAAAGAAAAAACTTTAGTAAAATAATCATTATTTTCTATAAATTACTTCCTTTCAGTTAATTTCATTGTAAAATAGAAATGGTAGAATGTAAAAACATTATTTTAAAAAATTTAAACTTTCTTGATTGAAGGATGATTTCATGGATCCATTACATAATTTTTTAACCAACGAATTAGATTCCGGCAAAACCAGTGAAATAATACAGAAAATTATTTTTGATATCATTTTTCAACATGTACAGGATATGGTTTTTGTGATGAAAGTTGAAAAAGGCCCACGCTTTCGTTATTTATTTGTTAATGAGTCAGGAATGAAAAAGGCAAACTTAACGGTCAATTCAATCGGAAAAACGTTTCAGGAAGCACTTCCTGATGAATTCGCCCATCCTTTGCAGCAAAAGTACGAGAGGCTATTAAAAAGAAAAGAGATTGTCATATTTGATGACCAATTCGTTTTTGAAAATGGAAAGATACTTTATGGAGAAACCATTTTAACACCAATCTATAATGAGGAAAACTCAATTTGTTATGTAGTTGCTGTAACAAGAGACGTCACGGAATGGTCGATTAAGAGAAATAAAATTGTCGAAAGTGAACAAAGGTATCGTTCCATCATTGATAATAACCTTGATGCTATTTTTACGATAAGCCCTCAGGGAAAGATACTTGAGGCAAATCCCGCTGCAGCTGAATTGACTGGAAATACTCAAAAACAAATGCATCTCAGGTCTATTTATAATTTCATGAATGATCAAGATTTAGAAAAATTTAAGACATTGTTAGAAAAAACCTGTTCAGGTTATGCACTCGAATCATTGGATTGTAAAATTATGCACGCAAAAGGGCATCTGCTCATGGTGCATATTAAAACCGTCCCGATTGCCATCCATGGAAACATTAAAGGCCTATATGTCATATTCAAAGATATATCCCAGCAAACAAAGGATACAGAAATGATAAGGTTTA belongs to Neobacillus sp. OS1-2 and includes:
- the ptsP gene encoding phosphoenolpyruvate--protein phosphotransferase codes for the protein MTFLQGIAASNGIAIAKGYRLVEPDLSFEKTTIEDSAAEVERFQRAMEKSKSELEAIRDKAKVDLGPDKAAIFEAHLLVLSDPELNAPIEDKIQSEKVNAESALKDTADMFVTMFEQMDNEYMKERAADIRDVTKRVLAHLLGVQLPNPSMIAEEVIIVAEDLTPSDTAQLNRTFVKGFTTNIGGRTSHSAIMARSMEIPAVVGTKMATKEIKTGDLVIVDGLKGEVHINPTPELVAEYRKVHEDYEVQKAEWAKLVNEPTITNDGHRFELAANIGTPKDLKGVIENGGEGVGLYRTEFLYMGREQLPTEDEQFESYKAVLEGMAGKPVVVRTLDIGGDKELPYLDLPKEMNPFLGFRAIRLCLEEQGIFRTQLRALLRASSFGNLKIMFPMIATLDEFRDAKAILEEEKQKLLSEGQAVADKIELGIMVEIPSTAVLADQFAKEVDFFSIGTNDLIQYTMAADRMNQRVSYLYQPYNPSILRLVKMVIDAAHKEGKWAGMCGEMAGDETAIPVLIGLGLHEFSMSATSILKARSIIKNLKKTEMEKLAQEVLNMQTTSQVIEAVKIATSKN
- a CDS encoding SDR family oxidoreductase, whose protein sequence is MELNLRGKTALVVASSQGLGFAIAERLVKEGANVMISGREEEKLKQKARELETVGSGKVAYQKADITNPADIKKLVAGTAEIFGGIQLLVNNAGGPPAASFEELTDEDWQASFELNLLSYVRLTRESLPYLKQQGGKILNIASSSVKEPIPGLILSNTYRTGIIGLSKTLASELAPYNILINTIAPGRIATDRVKHLDQVNADKLNVEREAVEQQMKAGIPLKRYGTPEEFANVAVFLLSDANSYMTGSSFLVDGGMIKAI
- a CDS encoding NAD(P)-dependent oxidoreductase; this encodes MLTPENTVIGFIGTGVMGRSMALNFLNAGYSLVVYSRTKGKANDLLDRGAVWAATPKEVAEKATVIFTMVGYPSDVEEVYLGEDGLLRHSKPGSYLIDMTTSSPSLAAKIYNEAEKKEIYAIDAPVSGGDVGAREAKLSIMVGGEEEAFEAIRPLLELLGTNIVHQGEPGAGQHTKMCNQIAIASNMIGVCEAIIYAEKAGLDPENVLKSITTGAAGSWSLTNLAPRMLNGNFEPGFYIKHFIKDMKIALDEAERMEMDVPGLSLAKSLYDQLAEKGEANSGTQALYKYWAKLA
- a CDS encoding aminotransferase A; protein product: MEHLINQRVTTIEISGIRKFSNMVAHIDDLISFTIGQPDFPTPEHVKDAGIAAIEKDFTSYTHNAGTLELRKAACEFVAKKYDLDYAPESEVIVTMGASEAIDIAFRTILSEGVEVILPGPIYPGYEPIIRMMGAVPVHVDIRENHFRFTLEMIKPYITEKTRCVVLPYPSNPTGVSLSAKELKEIANFLTDKDIFILADEIYSELTFDQKHTSIASFLKEQTIVINGLSKSHSMTGWRIGLLFAPENITKHILKVHQYNVSCANSIAQKAAYEALTTGIDDALVMKEVYLTRRAYVLNRLTSMGLDVVNPDGAFYFFIKIPAHIPFNSFNFALDLVQKTKVAVVPGSAFSEYGEGYFRLSFACSMDTLEKGLNRMEHYFSTFS
- a CDS encoding YkyB family protein, translated to MNHDQKYPLPTDLILSIDNLAQAVFIVNRHAKTATNPKYLYKLKQEALKKLITEGKASKIGLHFSEHPRNSQQQSDVLVECGRYTFHIPPTKSDFQDLPHLGKLDGSVRNPRATLSLNTAKAMLQSYTGLSEFRNPPSNPQNKKRAYQKPIFKKLGERYS